One Dermatophagoides farinae isolate YC_2012a chromosome 1, ASM2471394v1, whole genome shotgun sequence genomic region harbors:
- the LOC124492611 gene encoding LOW QUALITY PROTEIN: transmembrane protein 145 (The sequence of the model RefSeq protein was modified relative to this genomic sequence to represent the inferred CDS: deleted 1 base in 1 codon), whose protein sequence is MFSIGNVSMQIPLLLNRNVLSFLLSIGLIFHQQQQQRIDARIIEGVIRTNEDWMFIARFCFLSKEGVFEYNVTYPKSFAPQNLLLYFDAKSQWPAVYKQNKTCEQKQAVLIDDFNQVINLTEYRREYKATTASGCRVDRYNNEMNETWYRCVQKRTFQSYRERWWYIALDNCGSRKGLYLKYRITMTNSQSNQWLRHFSADEFYILHTDVIMCTLFYLLLFATCFEAYALYTRHLFHKTYKLYIASLLSECLGLLFLCIYYGQFAQQGLASQTLKLIGKAFEAASTLIFLLLLLLISKGYTITRARLKPRTVAKFSMFMVMSSIAYAIIFYHEQYLFDPGEVLYMYESSFGYLLISLRLLAWSWFSYAIVFTLIHYPQKSAFFAKLFLVYSIWFISAPIIILVATFVIPKWMREKIINAVELIIAFKAHLIFFVRTTQISIMEKTGNIESGTLEHFNNYKYAPTRSTPIDVFAITSAAFAGLTGAGGGGSGGGVGGGTYTNNNHNIAKGMNSQRMINSAESEITSVASLSNQSGHTSQETFAINGGPDWMPRAEA, encoded by the exons ATGTTTTCCATTGGCAATGTATCGATGCAgataccattattattgaatagaAATGTTTTATCATTTCTTCTTAGTATTGGTCTTATattccatcaacaacaacaacaaagaattgATGCAAGAATTATCGAAGGTGTAATTCGAACCAATGAG GATTGGATGTTTATAGcacgtttttgttttctctcaAAAGAAGGTGTTTTCGAATATAATGTCACTTATCCAAaa AGTTTTGCACCACAAAATCTGCTATTATATTTTGATGCCAAATCACAATGGCCAGCTGTTTATAAACAGAATAAG ACatgtgaacaaaaacaagccGTTTTAATCGATGATTTTAATCAAGTGATCAATCTAACAGAATATCGTCGTGAATATAAAGCAACAACAGCTTCAGGCTGTAGAGTGGAtcgatataataatgaaatgaatgaaacatggTATCGTTGCGTGCAGAAAAG aacatttcaatcatatcgTGAACGATGGTGGTATATTGCATTGGATAATTGTGGCTCACGTAAAGGGCTTTATCTAAAATATCGTATTACAATGACCAATAGCCAATCGAATCAATGGTTAAGACATTTTTCAGCCGACGAATTTt ATATATTACATACAGATGTGATCATGTGTACACTATTCTATCTACTATTGTTTGCAACTTGTTTCGAAGCAT ATGCTTTGTATACTAGACATTTATTCCATAAAACATATAAACTATACATtgcttcattattatcag aatgtcttggattattatttctttgCATTTATTATGGCCAATTCGCTCAACAAGGACTGGCTAGCCAGACATTGAAACTGATTGGAAAAGCATTCGAAGCAGCCAGTACATTAATATTTCttctgttattattattaatatcaaAAGGATATACAATAACAAGAGCCAGATTGAAACCACGAACAGTGGCTAAATTTAGTATGTTTATGGTCATGTCATCCATTGCATATGCAATAATTTTCTATCATGAAcaatat tTGTTTGACCCAGGAGAAGTACTGTACATGTATGAAAGTTCATTTGGTTACCTATTGATATCATTACGATTATTAGCATGGTCATGGTTTTCTTATGCAATAGTTTTTACATTAATACATTATCCACAAAAATCGGCATTTTTTGCCAAACTATTTCTTGTTTATAGTATATG gttCATTTCGgcaccaataataattctggTGGCAACATTTGTAATACCAAAATGGATgcgagaaaaaattatcaatgccgttgaattgattattgcATTCAAAGctcatttgatattttt TGTACGTACGACACAAATATCAATTATGGAAAAAACTGGCAATATTGAAAGCGGTACATTGGAacattttaataattataaatatGCACCAACTCGATCGACACCGATCGATGTATTTGCCATTACTTCGGCAGCATTCGCTGGTCTAACCGGAGCCGGGGGAGGAGGTAGTGgcggtggtgttggtggtgga acttatacgaataataatcataatattgCCAAAGGAATGAACAGTCAACGTATGATTAATTCGGCTGAATCCGAAATAACTTCAGTGGCAAGTTTATCGAATCAAAGTGGCCATACTTCACAAGAAACGTTTGCCATTAATGGTGGTCCTGATTGGATGCCCAGAGCTGAAGCataa